CGTCTCTGTGCGTCCGGCCAGAGGTCCTCCATGTCCCGTTTGAGGATCTCGGCCACGTGGGCACGATGTCGCGTCTGTGGTACCCGGTCCTGGCTCACCCACCGCGCCACCGTCTTCGGGTCAACCCCTACCTGAGCGGCAAGACTGTCGGCGGTCTCTCCCACCTCAGCCATTGCGATCTGGACAGCTCGATTCATCCCGCTACCCCAAAGCGATGGTCCCGAATGTCTTAGGCGCATAGTGCTACGCGGTGTTACTGCTCCACAACCCCGACGACAGTGCTCTGTAGGCGGCGCGAGCCGGTCGCGGGACCCGAACCCCACCGGTCGCGCTGTCGGGGCCGCCCCCGTCCAGGGGTGCGAGCGGGGGCGGCCCTGTCCACGTCCACCGATCGGGAGTCACGCCATGCCAACAGCCGTAGTGCGGCTACCGCAGCGACAGCGCCGGGTGGCGCTGGCGGATGCGCTGAAACCGGGGCGCCAGGTGGCAGGCCGCCGGGTGTCCGAAGGGGAACTGGAGGGGCTGCTGTCTGGTGGGCGCGCTGTCGGCCGGGCACGCGTCGGCTGTCCGCCACAGCTCGACGATGACGTTCTCGTGGCTGTGCTGGCGGGACTGCGGGCGCTGTGATGGCCGACGACACCGAACCTGGTGAGGTGCGCGCCTACCACGACCCGCATGGCGCACCGCCGGTTCCGGACGGTGACCGGGTATGCCCGCCGGCGCGGCCGTCGGACCGGCCCACGGATGCGCCGCCGGTAACGGCCAGACAAAAGGTGTTGGCGACGGCCGTGGTGCTGATCGTTGTTGCCGCCATCGTGATCAGGGTCTTGCGGTGACAGACGGGCAGCCGGGGCCGGTGACGGTTGACCGGTGGTGGCGAACCCTCGAGGAGCACAGGTCGCGCGACGGCCGCTGTCCGACGTGTCGCACCGAGAAGCGGTGTCGGACCTGGGGGGAGGCGTTCGGGGAACTGGTCGCTCACGACCTGCTTCATCTCGGAGCGCCACCACCACCGGTAGACGACCGGTCGCACGCGACGGCAGGCGGACCACAAGAAGAGGACCATGGCACTGGTGGCATGGAAGAAGCCGGATCCTGCTCAGCTCCGCCCATGCAGGAGTTCCTCCCGGGACCTGGCTGGCTTCCTGGGAAATGGCTGAACGGATGAGGCTTCCGGGGCAGCGGGCGGTGCTGATGATCGTTACGGTGTCGTCCGCACCCCGACCCCTTGGAAGGAAATTTCGTGTCAGAGCAGGTCGCACCGCCCCCCACGCCGGACGCCGCCCAGCCCGGCATCCAGGCGCCACCGCCGGTCGAGCAGCCGGCGAAGAAGTCCGGTGGCAAGAAAGCGCTCGGCATCGTCGGCGCGATCGTCGCGTTCCTGGTGATCGCCGGTCTCAAGCTCGGCGTCGCTTCGGCGATCGGGAATTTCTTCGACACGGACGCGACGGCCGACGCGAAGGCCGGCGACTGCATCGCCGAGCTGCCTGAGGTGACCGGCGCCGAGCAGGAGCGGGTCGACGGCGCCAAGGTGGTCGAGTGCACCGCCACCGACGCCGCGTTTGCGGTGGTCGGCCGGGTCGACGGCCAGACCGAGGCGCAGGCCCGCGAAGGCACGGCGTGCGACCAGTTCTTCAAGGAGGGCGAGGAGGGGTACATCTTCTCCAGCATCGAACCGGGCAAGACCGGCTACGTGCTCTGCCTGACCAAGAAGGCCTGAGCGACCCCTCGGGCGAGATCGACGGCGGCGCGGTGACCACCCGCGCCGCCGTTGTCGTACCCGAATCGACCGAGGACCGAACAGGAGGTGAATGCCACTTCTCCGCTGTCTTCCCGGCGCGGTCACGGCGTGGGAGGCTACCGGCACGTAGGACCACTGGGCGACCAGCCAACGATGACTGACCGCTAGGAGGAAGACCGATGGGTGAGATGGTGACCTACCGGAGCAACGGTGGTACGGGCGAGGGATATCTCGCGATACCGTCCGGTGGTGCGGCCAGCCCGGCGGTCATCGTCATCCAGGACTGGTGGGGCCTGGTGCCCCACGTCCGGGCGGTCGTGGACCGGTTCGCCGAATCCGGCTTCGTCGCCCTCGCCCCGGACCTTCGGCACGGCGGGCCGGCCAGCAAGCCGGACGAGTCGTGGCAGATGGTGAACAGCGTCCAGCTGGACGAGGCCGCCGCGGACGTCGCCGGCGCGGCCGACTACCTGGCCAGCCGTCGCGAGGTCGCCGGCAAGATCGGCTGTGCCGGTTTCTCCGCCGGCGCCAGCCTGGCTCTCTGGGCCGCCACCCGCACAGAGCGGATCGTGGCGACCGCCGCCTTCTATCCCCGGTTGCCCTGGGAGGGGATGCGTCCGGAGTGGACCGACTACGC
The sequence above is a segment of the Micromonospora sp. WMMA1363 genome. Coding sequences within it:
- a CDS encoding dienelactone hydrolase family protein, which codes for MGEMVTYRSNGGTGEGYLAIPSGGAASPAVIVIQDWWGLVPHVRAVVDRFAESGFVALAPDLRHGGPASKPDESWQMVNSVQLDEAAADVAGAADYLASRREVAGKIGCAGFSAGASLALWAATRTERIVATAAFYPRLPWEGMRPEWTDYAGKAAVIHCSEADGTSAAEGVRTVRRAVETAGGSCQTYDYPGTAHAFFNEDRPESFDQRAAATAWARTLELFRARLG